Proteins from one Plodia interpunctella isolate USDA-ARS_2022_Savannah chromosome 7, ilPloInte3.2, whole genome shotgun sequence genomic window:
- the pHCl-1 gene encoding glutamate-gated chloride channel isoform X15 — protein sequence MGWSCVVARAVAFSLMLSMVSALTSDIFAAGKSDKEILDNLLKNSRYDKRLLPPVDGVLTVNVSVLLLSLASPDESSLKYEVEFLLQQQWYDPRLRYSNQSHYDFLNAIHHHEDIWLPDTYFIMHGDFKDPIIPMHFALRIYRNGTINYLMRRHLILSCQGRLNIFPFDDPLCSFALESISYEQSAINYVWKNDEDTLRKSPSLTTLNAYLIQNQTIPCPIKASWRADGISLYEDDEELTCNLCQRRFEEQGNYSCLKVDLIFTRDRAFYFTTVFIPGIILVTSSFITFWLEWNAVPARSMIGVTTMLNFFTTSNGFRSTLPVVSNLTAMNVWDGVCMCFIYASLLEFVCVNYVGRKRPLHNVVYRPGENPVTQRLPAVLSRIGIILASPLGDKKRDSTGAADLVSCTACSGTPGPCTHTANNGGVSEPCFVQVRKKEPPHPIRVAKTIDVIARITFPTAYAVFLIFFFIHYKAFS from the exons ATTTGCCGCGGGAAAGTCGGACAAGGAGATACTGGacaatctattaaaaaattccCGCTATGATAAAAGACTGCTTCCACCCGTAGACg GTGTCCTCACCGTAAATGTTAGCGTGCTACTTCTTAGTTTAGCATCTCCAGACGAATCTAGTCTT AAATACGAGGTGGAGTTTTTACTACAGCAGCAGTGGTACGACCCTCGGCTCAGATATTCCAATCAGTCTCACTACGACTTTCTAAACGCTATTCATCATCACGAAGACATTTGGCTGCCAGACACATATTTCATTATGCATGGAGACTTTAAG GACCCGATAATCCCGATGCACTTCGCGCTGCGCATCTACCGCAATGGCACCATAAACTATCTGATGCGGCGGCATCTGATACTCTCCTGCCAGGGGAGACTCAACATCTTCCCTTTCGACGACCCATTGTGTTCATTTGCCTTAGAAAGTA TATCGTATGAGCAGTCAGCTATCAATTACGTGTGGAAAAATGACGAGGACACATTGAGGAAGTCGCCCTCGCTGACTACCCTCAATGCGTACCTTATCCAGAACCAAACCATCCCGTGCCCCATCAAGGCTAGCTGGAGAG CTGATGGTATATCACTTTACGAAGACGATGAAGAGCTGACATGTAACCTTTGCCAGAGACGCTTTGAGGAGCAAG GTAACTACAGCTGCCTTAAGGTCGACCTAATCTTTACTAGAGACCGAGCATTCTACTTTACCACAGTATTTATCCCCGGCATTATCCTGGTGACCTCCTCGTTCATCACATTCTGGCTGGAATGGAACGCAGTGCCAGCTCGTTCCATGATAG GTGTAACAACAATGTTGAACTTTTTCACGACGTCAAACGGCTTCCGTTCCACGCTGCCGGTGGTTTCAAATCTCACCGCCATGAACGTTTGGGACGGCGTGTGTATGTGTTTCATCTACGCCTCCTTGCTTGAGTTCGTCTGCGTCAACTACGTCGGCAGAAAGCGACCGCTACATAACGTCGTCTACCGACCTGGAGAAAACCCCGTCACACAG CGACTGCCCGCAGTCCTCAGCAGAATTGGCATTATACTGGCCAGCCCCCTG GGTGACAAAAAGCGGGATTCAACAGGAGCTGCGGACTTAGTATCTTGTACGGCATGCTCCGGGACTCCCGGACCTTGTACACACACCGCCAACAACGGCGGTGTCTCAGAa CCATGTTTCGTCCAGGTTCGCAAAAAAGAACCCCCTCACCCGATCCGCGTGGCCAAGACCATCGACGTCATCGCCCGGATCACCTTCCCCACTGCCTACGCCGTGTTCCTCATATTCTTCTTCATCCACTACAAGGCGTTTTCTTAA
- the pHCl-1 gene encoding glutamate-gated chloride channel isoform X14, producing the protein MGWSCVVARAVAFSLMLSMVSALTSDIFAAGKSDKEILDNLLKNSRYDKRLLPPVDDPEFCCGLTSPNDSLAQNKVGFSSLRPRSHNRGVLTVNVSVLLLSLASPDESSLKYEVEFLLQQQWYDPRLRYSNQSHYDFLNAIHHHEDIWLPDTYFIMHGDFKDPIIPMHFALRIYRNGTINYLMRRHLILSCQGRLNIFPFDDPLCSFALESISYEQSAINYVWKNDEDTLRKSPSLTTLNAYLIQNQTIPCPIKASWRGNYSCLKVDLIFTRDRAFYFTTVFIPGIILVTSSFITFWLEWNAVPARSMIGVTTMLNFFTTSNGFRSTLPVVSNLTAMNVWDGVCMCFIYASLLEFVCVNYVGRKRPLHNVVYRPGENPVTQRLPAVLSRIGIILASPLGDKKRDSTGAADLVSCTACSGTPGPCTHTANNGGVSEPCFVQVRKKEPPHPIRVAKTIDVIARITFPTAYAVFLIFFFIHYKAFS; encoded by the exons ATTTGCCGCGGGAAAGTCGGACAAGGAGATACTGGacaatctattaaaaaattccCGCTATGATAAAAGACTGCTTCCACCCGTAGACg ATCCAGAATTCTGTTGTGGTCTAACCTCGCCCAACGACTCTTTGGCTCAAAATAAAGTCGGGTTTTCATCGCTGCGGCCTCGCTCGCACAACCGTG GTGTCCTCACCGTAAATGTTAGCGTGCTACTTCTTAGTTTAGCATCTCCAGACGAATCTAGTCTT AAATACGAGGTGGAGTTTTTACTACAGCAGCAGTGGTACGACCCTCGGCTCAGATATTCCAATCAGTCTCACTACGACTTTCTAAACGCTATTCATCATCACGAAGACATTTGGCTGCCAGACACATATTTCATTATGCATGGAGACTTTAAG GACCCGATAATCCCGATGCACTTCGCGCTGCGCATCTACCGCAATGGCACCATAAACTATCTGATGCGGCGGCATCTGATACTCTCCTGCCAGGGGAGACTCAACATCTTCCCTTTCGACGACCCATTGTGTTCATTTGCCTTAGAAAGTA TATCGTATGAGCAGTCAGCTATCAATTACGTGTGGAAAAATGACGAGGACACATTGAGGAAGTCGCCCTCGCTGACTACCCTCAATGCGTACCTTATCCAGAACCAAACCATCCCGTGCCCCATCAAGGCTAGCTGGAGAG GTAACTACAGCTGCCTTAAGGTCGACCTAATCTTTACTAGAGACCGAGCATTCTACTTTACCACAGTATTTATCCCCGGCATTATCCTGGTGACCTCCTCGTTCATCACATTCTGGCTGGAATGGAACGCAGTGCCAGCTCGTTCCATGATAG GTGTAACAACAATGTTGAACTTTTTCACGACGTCAAACGGCTTCCGTTCCACGCTGCCGGTGGTTTCAAATCTCACCGCCATGAACGTTTGGGACGGCGTGTGTATGTGTTTCATCTACGCCTCCTTGCTTGAGTTCGTCTGCGTCAACTACGTCGGCAGAAAGCGACCGCTACATAACGTCGTCTACCGACCTGGAGAAAACCCCGTCACACAG CGACTGCCCGCAGTCCTCAGCAGAATTGGCATTATACTGGCCAGCCCCCTG GGTGACAAAAAGCGGGATTCAACAGGAGCTGCGGACTTAGTATCTTGTACGGCATGCTCCGGGACTCCCGGACCTTGTACACACACCGCCAACAACGGCGGTGTCTCAGAa CCATGTTTCGTCCAGGTTCGCAAAAAAGAACCCCCTCACCCGATCCGCGTGGCCAAGACCATCGACGTCATCGCCCGGATCACCTTCCCCACTGCCTACGCCGTGTTCCTCATATTCTTCTTCATCCACTACAAGGCGTTTTCTTAA
- the pHCl-1 gene encoding glutamate-gated chloride channel isoform X16 has translation MGWSCVVARAVAFSLMLSMVSALTSDIFAAGKSDKEILDNLLKNSRYDKRLLPPVDGVLTVNVSVLLLSLASPDESSLKYEVEFLLQQQWYDPRLRYSNQSHYDFLNAIHHHEDIWLPDTYFIMHGDFKDPIIPMHFALRIYRNGTINYLMRRHLILSCQGRLNIFPFDDPLCSFALESISYEQSAINYVWKNDEDTLRKSPSLTTLNAYLIQNQTIPCPIKASWRGNYSCLKVDLIFTRDRSFYFTTVFIPGIILVTSSFITFWLEWNAVPARVMIGVTTMLNFFTTSNGFRSTLPVVSNLTAMNVWDGVCMCFIYASLLEFVCVNYVGRKRPLHNVVYRPGENPVTQRLPAVLSRIGIILASPLEAIAFLQWARSETPEAVPSVSSAGDKKRDSTGAADLVSCTACSGTPGPCTHTANNGGVSEPCFVQVRKKEPPHPIRVAKTIDVIARITFPTAYAVFLIFFFIHYKAFS, from the exons ATTTGCCGCGGGAAAGTCGGACAAGGAGATACTGGacaatctattaaaaaattccCGCTATGATAAAAGACTGCTTCCACCCGTAGACg GTGTCCTCACCGTAAATGTTAGCGTGCTACTTCTTAGTTTAGCATCTCCAGACGAATCTAGTCTT AAATACGAGGTGGAGTTTTTACTACAGCAGCAGTGGTACGACCCTCGGCTCAGATATTCCAATCAGTCTCACTACGACTTTCTAAACGCTATTCATCATCACGAAGACATTTGGCTGCCAGACACATATTTCATTATGCATGGAGACTTTAAG GACCCGATAATCCCGATGCACTTCGCGCTGCGCATCTACCGCAATGGCACCATAAACTATCTGATGCGGCGGCATCTGATACTCTCCTGCCAGGGGAGACTCAACATCTTCCCTTTCGACGACCCATTGTGTTCATTTGCCTTAGAAAGTA TATCGTATGAGCAGTCAGCTATCAATTACGTGTGGAAAAATGACGAGGACACATTGAGGAAGTCGCCCTCGCTGACTACCCTCAATGCGTACCTTATCCAGAACCAAACCATCCCGTGCCCCATCAAGGCTAGCTGGAGAG GTAATTACAGCTGTCTCAAAGTGGATCTCATCTTCACGCGGGATAGATCTTTTTACTTCACCACAGTTTTCATTCCGGGCATCATTTTGGTGACATCTTCGTTTATTACTTTTTGGCTGGAATGGAATGCAGTGCCTGCTAGAGTAATGATAG GTGTAACAACAATGTTGAACTTTTTCACGACGTCAAACGGCTTCCGTTCCACGCTGCCGGTGGTTTCAAATCTCACCGCCATGAACGTTTGGGACGGCGTGTGTATGTGTTTCATCTACGCCTCCTTGCTTGAGTTCGTCTGCGTCAACTACGTCGGCAGAAAGCGACCGCTACATAACGTCGTCTACCGACCTGGAGAAAACCCCGTCACACAG CGACTGCCCGCAGTCCTCAGCAGAATTGGCATTATACTGGCCAGCCCCCTG GAGGCGATCGCATTCCTACAATGGGCTAGGTCTGAAACCCCCGAGGCTGTGCCAAGCGTGAGCAGTGCC GGTGACAAAAAGCGGGATTCAACAGGAGCTGCGGACTTAGTATCTTGTACGGCATGCTCCGGGACTCCCGGACCTTGTACACACACCGCCAACAACGGCGGTGTCTCAGAa CCATGTTTCGTCCAGGTTCGCAAAAAAGAACCCCCTCACCCGATCCGCGTGGCCAAGACCATCGACGTCATCGCCCGGATCACCTTCCCCACTGCCTACGCCGTGTTCCTCATATTCTTCTTCATCCACTACAAGGCGTTTTCTTAA
- the pHCl-1 gene encoding glutamate-gated chloride channel subunit beta isoform X2 has product MGWSCVVARAVAFSLMLSMVSALTSDIFAAGKSDKEILDNLLKNSRYDKRLLPPVDDPEFCCGLTSPNDSLAQNKVGFSSLRPRSHNRGVLTVNVSVLLLSLASPDESSLKYEVEFLLQQQWYDPRLRYSNQSHYDFLNAIHHHEDIWLPDTYFIMHGDFKDPIIPMHFALRIYRNGTINYLMRRHLILSCQGRLNIFPFDDPLCSFALESISYEQSAINYVWKNDEDTLRKSPSLTTLNAYLIQNQTIPCPIKASWRADGISLYEDDEELTCNLCQRRFEEQGNYSCLKVDLIFTRDRAFYFTTVFIPGIILVTSSFITFWLEWNAVPARSMIGNYSCLKVDLIFTRDRSFYFTTVFIPGIILVTSSFITFWLEWNAVPARVMIGVTTMLNFFTTSNGFRSTLPVVSNLTAMNVWDGVCMCFIYASLLEFVCVNYVGRKRPLHNVVYRPGENPVTQRLPAVLSRIGIILASPLEAIAFLQWARSETPEAVPSVSSAGDKKRDSTGAADLVSCTACSGTPGPCTHTANNGGVSEVRKKEPPHPIRVAKTIDVIARITFPTAYAVFLIFFFIHYKAFS; this is encoded by the exons ATTTGCCGCGGGAAAGTCGGACAAGGAGATACTGGacaatctattaaaaaattccCGCTATGATAAAAGACTGCTTCCACCCGTAGACg ATCCAGAATTCTGTTGTGGTCTAACCTCGCCCAACGACTCTTTGGCTCAAAATAAAGTCGGGTTTTCATCGCTGCGGCCTCGCTCGCACAACCGTG GTGTCCTCACCGTAAATGTTAGCGTGCTACTTCTTAGTTTAGCATCTCCAGACGAATCTAGTCTT AAATACGAGGTGGAGTTTTTACTACAGCAGCAGTGGTACGACCCTCGGCTCAGATATTCCAATCAGTCTCACTACGACTTTCTAAACGCTATTCATCATCACGAAGACATTTGGCTGCCAGACACATATTTCATTATGCATGGAGACTTTAAG GACCCGATAATCCCGATGCACTTCGCGCTGCGCATCTACCGCAATGGCACCATAAACTATCTGATGCGGCGGCATCTGATACTCTCCTGCCAGGGGAGACTCAACATCTTCCCTTTCGACGACCCATTGTGTTCATTTGCCTTAGAAAGTA TATCGTATGAGCAGTCAGCTATCAATTACGTGTGGAAAAATGACGAGGACACATTGAGGAAGTCGCCCTCGCTGACTACCCTCAATGCGTACCTTATCCAGAACCAAACCATCCCGTGCCCCATCAAGGCTAGCTGGAGAG CTGATGGTATATCACTTTACGAAGACGATGAAGAGCTGACATGTAACCTTTGCCAGAGACGCTTTGAGGAGCAAG GTAACTACAGCTGCCTTAAGGTCGACCTAATCTTTACTAGAGACCGAGCATTCTACTTTACCACAGTATTTATCCCCGGCATTATCCTGGTGACCTCCTCGTTCATCACATTCTGGCTGGAATGGAACGCAGTGCCAGCTCGTTCCATGATAG GTAATTACAGCTGTCTCAAAGTGGATCTCATCTTCACGCGGGATAGATCTTTTTACTTCACCACAGTTTTCATTCCGGGCATCATTTTGGTGACATCTTCGTTTATTACTTTTTGGCTGGAATGGAATGCAGTGCCTGCTAGAGTAATGATAG GTGTAACAACAATGTTGAACTTTTTCACGACGTCAAACGGCTTCCGTTCCACGCTGCCGGTGGTTTCAAATCTCACCGCCATGAACGTTTGGGACGGCGTGTGTATGTGTTTCATCTACGCCTCCTTGCTTGAGTTCGTCTGCGTCAACTACGTCGGCAGAAAGCGACCGCTACATAACGTCGTCTACCGACCTGGAGAAAACCCCGTCACACAG CGACTGCCCGCAGTCCTCAGCAGAATTGGCATTATACTGGCCAGCCCCCTG GAGGCGATCGCATTCCTACAATGGGCTAGGTCTGAAACCCCCGAGGCTGTGCCAAGCGTGAGCAGTGCC GGTGACAAAAAGCGGGATTCAACAGGAGCTGCGGACTTAGTATCTTGTACGGCATGCTCCGGGACTCCCGGACCTTGTACACACACCGCCAACAACGGCGGTGTCTCAGAa GTTCGCAAAAAAGAACCCCCTCACCCGATCCGCGTGGCCAAGACCATCGACGTCATCGCCCGGATCACCTTCCCCACTGCCTACGCCGTGTTCCTCATATTCTTCTTCATCCACTACAAGGCGTTTTCTTAA
- the pHCl-1 gene encoding glutamate-gated chloride channel isoform X13, whose product MGWSCVVARAVAFSLMLSMVSALTSDIFAAGKSDKEILDNLLKNSRYDKRLLPPVDDPEFCCGLTSPNDSLAQNKVGFSSLRPRSHNRGVLTVNVSVLLLSLASPDESSLKYEVEFLLQQQWYDPRLRYSNQSHYDFLNAIHHHEDIWLPDTYFIMHGDFKDPIIPMHFALRIYRNGTINYLMRRHLILSCQGRLNIFPFDDPLCSFALESISYEQSAINYVWKNDEDTLRKSPSLTTLNAYLIQNQTIPCPIKASWRGNYSCLKVDLIFTRDRSFYFTTVFIPGIILVTSSFITFWLEWNAVPARVMIGVTTMLNFFTTSNGFRSTLPVVSNLTAMNVWDGVCMCFIYASLLEFVCVNYVGRKRPLHNVVYRPGENPVTQRLPAVLSRIGIILASPLGDKKRDSTGAADLVSCTACSGTPGPCTHTANNGGVSEPCFVQVRKKEPPHPIRVAKTIDVIARITFPTAYAVFLIFFFIHYKAFS is encoded by the exons ATTTGCCGCGGGAAAGTCGGACAAGGAGATACTGGacaatctattaaaaaattccCGCTATGATAAAAGACTGCTTCCACCCGTAGACg ATCCAGAATTCTGTTGTGGTCTAACCTCGCCCAACGACTCTTTGGCTCAAAATAAAGTCGGGTTTTCATCGCTGCGGCCTCGCTCGCACAACCGTG GTGTCCTCACCGTAAATGTTAGCGTGCTACTTCTTAGTTTAGCATCTCCAGACGAATCTAGTCTT AAATACGAGGTGGAGTTTTTACTACAGCAGCAGTGGTACGACCCTCGGCTCAGATATTCCAATCAGTCTCACTACGACTTTCTAAACGCTATTCATCATCACGAAGACATTTGGCTGCCAGACACATATTTCATTATGCATGGAGACTTTAAG GACCCGATAATCCCGATGCACTTCGCGCTGCGCATCTACCGCAATGGCACCATAAACTATCTGATGCGGCGGCATCTGATACTCTCCTGCCAGGGGAGACTCAACATCTTCCCTTTCGACGACCCATTGTGTTCATTTGCCTTAGAAAGTA TATCGTATGAGCAGTCAGCTATCAATTACGTGTGGAAAAATGACGAGGACACATTGAGGAAGTCGCCCTCGCTGACTACCCTCAATGCGTACCTTATCCAGAACCAAACCATCCCGTGCCCCATCAAGGCTAGCTGGAGAG GTAATTACAGCTGTCTCAAAGTGGATCTCATCTTCACGCGGGATAGATCTTTTTACTTCACCACAGTTTTCATTCCGGGCATCATTTTGGTGACATCTTCGTTTATTACTTTTTGGCTGGAATGGAATGCAGTGCCTGCTAGAGTAATGATAG GTGTAACAACAATGTTGAACTTTTTCACGACGTCAAACGGCTTCCGTTCCACGCTGCCGGTGGTTTCAAATCTCACCGCCATGAACGTTTGGGACGGCGTGTGTATGTGTTTCATCTACGCCTCCTTGCTTGAGTTCGTCTGCGTCAACTACGTCGGCAGAAAGCGACCGCTACATAACGTCGTCTACCGACCTGGAGAAAACCCCGTCACACAG CGACTGCCCGCAGTCCTCAGCAGAATTGGCATTATACTGGCCAGCCCCCTG GGTGACAAAAAGCGGGATTCAACAGGAGCTGCGGACTTAGTATCTTGTACGGCATGCTCCGGGACTCCCGGACCTTGTACACACACCGCCAACAACGGCGGTGTCTCAGAa CCATGTTTCGTCCAGGTTCGCAAAAAAGAACCCCCTCACCCGATCCGCGTGGCCAAGACCATCGACGTCATCGCCCGGATCACCTTCCCCACTGCCTACGCCGTGTTCCTCATATTCTTCTTCATCCACTACAAGGCGTTTTCTTAA
- the pHCl-1 gene encoding glutamate-gated chloride channel isoform X20 has protein sequence MGWSCVVARAVAFSLMLSMVSALTSDIFAAGKSDKEILDNLLKNSRYDKRLLPPVDDPEFCCGLTSPNDSLAQNKVGFSSLRPRSHNRGVLTVNVSVLLLSLASPDESSLKYEVEFLLQQQWYDPRLRYSNQSHYDFLNAIHHHEDIWLPDTYFIMHGDFKDPIIPMHFALRIYRNGTINYLMRRHLILSCQGRLNIFPFDDPLCSFALESISYEQSAINYVWKNDEDTLRKSPSLTTLNAYLIQNQTIPCPIKASWRGNYSCLKVDLIFTRDRAFYFTTVFIPGIILVTSSFITFWLEWNAVPARSMIGVTTMLNFFTTSNGFRSTLPVVSNLTAMNVWDGVCMCFIYASLLEFVCVNYVGRKRPLHNVVYRPGENPVTQGDKKRDSTGAADLVSCTACSGTPGPCTHTANNGGVSEPCFVQVRKKEPPHPIRVAKTIDVIARITFPTAYAVFLIFFFIHYKAFS, from the exons ATTTGCCGCGGGAAAGTCGGACAAGGAGATACTGGacaatctattaaaaaattccCGCTATGATAAAAGACTGCTTCCACCCGTAGACg ATCCAGAATTCTGTTGTGGTCTAACCTCGCCCAACGACTCTTTGGCTCAAAATAAAGTCGGGTTTTCATCGCTGCGGCCTCGCTCGCACAACCGTG GTGTCCTCACCGTAAATGTTAGCGTGCTACTTCTTAGTTTAGCATCTCCAGACGAATCTAGTCTT AAATACGAGGTGGAGTTTTTACTACAGCAGCAGTGGTACGACCCTCGGCTCAGATATTCCAATCAGTCTCACTACGACTTTCTAAACGCTATTCATCATCACGAAGACATTTGGCTGCCAGACACATATTTCATTATGCATGGAGACTTTAAG GACCCGATAATCCCGATGCACTTCGCGCTGCGCATCTACCGCAATGGCACCATAAACTATCTGATGCGGCGGCATCTGATACTCTCCTGCCAGGGGAGACTCAACATCTTCCCTTTCGACGACCCATTGTGTTCATTTGCCTTAGAAAGTA TATCGTATGAGCAGTCAGCTATCAATTACGTGTGGAAAAATGACGAGGACACATTGAGGAAGTCGCCCTCGCTGACTACCCTCAATGCGTACCTTATCCAGAACCAAACCATCCCGTGCCCCATCAAGGCTAGCTGGAGAG GTAACTACAGCTGCCTTAAGGTCGACCTAATCTTTACTAGAGACCGAGCATTCTACTTTACCACAGTATTTATCCCCGGCATTATCCTGGTGACCTCCTCGTTCATCACATTCTGGCTGGAATGGAACGCAGTGCCAGCTCGTTCCATGATAG GTGTAACAACAATGTTGAACTTTTTCACGACGTCAAACGGCTTCCGTTCCACGCTGCCGGTGGTTTCAAATCTCACCGCCATGAACGTTTGGGACGGCGTGTGTATGTGTTTCATCTACGCCTCCTTGCTTGAGTTCGTCTGCGTCAACTACGTCGGCAGAAAGCGACCGCTACATAACGTCGTCTACCGACCTGGAGAAAACCCCGTCACACAG GGTGACAAAAAGCGGGATTCAACAGGAGCTGCGGACTTAGTATCTTGTACGGCATGCTCCGGGACTCCCGGACCTTGTACACACACCGCCAACAACGGCGGTGTCTCAGAa CCATGTTTCGTCCAGGTTCGCAAAAAAGAACCCCCTCACCCGATCCGCGTGGCCAAGACCATCGACGTCATCGCCCGGATCACCTTCCCCACTGCCTACGCCGTGTTCCTCATATTCTTCTTCATCCACTACAAGGCGTTTTCTTAA
- the pHCl-1 gene encoding glutamate-gated chloride channel isoform X4, giving the protein MGWSCVVARAVAFSLMLSMVSALTSDIFAAGKSDKEILDNLLKNSRYDKRLLPPVDDPEFCCGLTSPNDSLAQNKVGFSSLRPRSHNRGVLTVNVSVLLLSLASPDESSLKYEVEFLLQQQWYDPRLRYSNQSHYDFLNAIHHHEDIWLPDTYFIMHGDFKDPIIPMHFALRIYRNGTINYLMRRHLILSCQGRLNIFPFDDPLCSFALESISYEQSAINYVWKNDEDTLRKSPSLTTLNAYLIQNQTIPCPIKASWRGNYSCLKVDLIFTRDRAFYFTTVFIPGIILVTSSFITFWLEWNAVPARSMIGNYSCLKVDLIFTRDRSFYFTTVFIPGIILVTSSFITFWLEWNAVPARVMIGVTTMLNFFTTSNGFRSTLPVVSNLTAMNVWDGVCMCFIYASLLEFVCVNYVGRKRPLHNVVYRPGENPVTQRLPAVLSRIGIILASPLEAIAFLQWARSETPEAVPSVSSAGDKKRDSTGAADLVSCTACSGTPGPCTHTANNGGVSEPCFVQVRKKEPPHPIRVAKTIDVIARITFPTAYAVFLIFFFIHYKAFS; this is encoded by the exons ATTTGCCGCGGGAAAGTCGGACAAGGAGATACTGGacaatctattaaaaaattccCGCTATGATAAAAGACTGCTTCCACCCGTAGACg ATCCAGAATTCTGTTGTGGTCTAACCTCGCCCAACGACTCTTTGGCTCAAAATAAAGTCGGGTTTTCATCGCTGCGGCCTCGCTCGCACAACCGTG GTGTCCTCACCGTAAATGTTAGCGTGCTACTTCTTAGTTTAGCATCTCCAGACGAATCTAGTCTT AAATACGAGGTGGAGTTTTTACTACAGCAGCAGTGGTACGACCCTCGGCTCAGATATTCCAATCAGTCTCACTACGACTTTCTAAACGCTATTCATCATCACGAAGACATTTGGCTGCCAGACACATATTTCATTATGCATGGAGACTTTAAG GACCCGATAATCCCGATGCACTTCGCGCTGCGCATCTACCGCAATGGCACCATAAACTATCTGATGCGGCGGCATCTGATACTCTCCTGCCAGGGGAGACTCAACATCTTCCCTTTCGACGACCCATTGTGTTCATTTGCCTTAGAAAGTA TATCGTATGAGCAGTCAGCTATCAATTACGTGTGGAAAAATGACGAGGACACATTGAGGAAGTCGCCCTCGCTGACTACCCTCAATGCGTACCTTATCCAGAACCAAACCATCCCGTGCCCCATCAAGGCTAGCTGGAGAG GTAACTACAGCTGCCTTAAGGTCGACCTAATCTTTACTAGAGACCGAGCATTCTACTTTACCACAGTATTTATCCCCGGCATTATCCTGGTGACCTCCTCGTTCATCACATTCTGGCTGGAATGGAACGCAGTGCCAGCTCGTTCCATGATAG GTAATTACAGCTGTCTCAAAGTGGATCTCATCTTCACGCGGGATAGATCTTTTTACTTCACCACAGTTTTCATTCCGGGCATCATTTTGGTGACATCTTCGTTTATTACTTTTTGGCTGGAATGGAATGCAGTGCCTGCTAGAGTAATGATAG GTGTAACAACAATGTTGAACTTTTTCACGACGTCAAACGGCTTCCGTTCCACGCTGCCGGTGGTTTCAAATCTCACCGCCATGAACGTTTGGGACGGCGTGTGTATGTGTTTCATCTACGCCTCCTTGCTTGAGTTCGTCTGCGTCAACTACGTCGGCAGAAAGCGACCGCTACATAACGTCGTCTACCGACCTGGAGAAAACCCCGTCACACAG CGACTGCCCGCAGTCCTCAGCAGAATTGGCATTATACTGGCCAGCCCCCTG GAGGCGATCGCATTCCTACAATGGGCTAGGTCTGAAACCCCCGAGGCTGTGCCAAGCGTGAGCAGTGCC GGTGACAAAAAGCGGGATTCAACAGGAGCTGCGGACTTAGTATCTTGTACGGCATGCTCCGGGACTCCCGGACCTTGTACACACACCGCCAACAACGGCGGTGTCTCAGAa CCATGTTTCGTCCAGGTTCGCAAAAAAGAACCCCCTCACCCGATCCGCGTGGCCAAGACCATCGACGTCATCGCCCGGATCACCTTCCCCACTGCCTACGCCGTGTTCCTCATATTCTTCTTCATCCACTACAAGGCGTTTTCTTAA